The sequence CGGCAGTTGTACAGCAGAGCCTTGCATTTTGGCCGGCATTTGTTAGCAAAACCCCAACCTCATGACCTATTTTTCCCACACTTGCCGCTCCAGAGCAGGTAAATATGATATCGAGGTTCTCTGCCTCCTTGTGGCAGCTGGGCAGAAATTTAGGAAGCTTCTCCATCTTAACTTCTTCGCTCATTTCGACCACCATTCATATTAAAATTTTTTCATTTAAAATCTTTTTCACATGTTTTGGTTCTCAACCAAGAGTTTTGGGCAAAGCTGTCCAGAAAACTTTAAATTCCATTCACATGAAACTTCTTTGATACACATGCTGCTCTTGAGAAACGTGACCTACTCAATAAACGGCAGGAAAATACTGGAAGAGATCAACATGAGGTTTAAGGAAGGCATGAGCTATTCTATCCTAGGCCCTAATGGGGCCGGGAAATCAACTATAGCCTATATTCTAATGGGGGTTATAAAGCCAACTGGAGGTAAAGTTCTGCTGGATGAGAGAGATATAACTCCCCTTAGCATAACGGAAAGGGCCAAGCTCGGTATTACCCTGCTCTGGCAGGAGCCGGCACGCTACGATGGAATTACGGTTGAGGAGTATCTCACACTGGGAGGAAAATTGAGTGTGGATAAAGAGGAAGTGCGGGAAGTTCTTGAGGTAGTTGGCTTACCGTATGAGCTCTATCATTCCAGGTTTGTTGATAAAAGCCTCAGCGGAGGGGAAAGAAAGAGAGTTGAACTTGCGTCTATCCTTCTCTTAAAGCCAAAATACGCGATCCTTGATGAACCCGACTCTGGACTGGATATAACGGCGGGAGAGTTAATAGATGATATTTTGGATCACCTGAGGAGGATTGGCACAACTGTGATCTTAATCACCCACCATGAGGACATTGCAAGGAAGACAGAGTTCAGCTACTTTGTGTGTGGTGGAAAAGTCATTAGAAAGGGCTTTTCGGATGAAGTCGTTGAATACTACAAGAGAGCCTGTGGTAAGTGCCCGCTTTTGGAAGTGGTGAGCGATGGTCATTAAAATGGACAGAGTGAGGGAATACGAAGCATTGGTAGAGATTTATGAGAAAGAAGGCCTCGATAAATCTCTCTTCGGCGATAGGATAGCGGCGATAATAATAAGTGGAGAAAAAATAGTCGGATTAAACAACGTTGAGGGTGTTGAAATAGTTGGGGAGGAGATAGAAAAAGGGGTAAAAGCAAGCATAAAAATCAAAGATAATGTTGAACTCCCCTTCCCAATCCATCTGTGTACGGGATTTCTAAAAAATGAAGGTTATCAGAGGGTTGTTTTTGACATAACAGTGGGAAAAGCCTCAAAGGTTAAATTCCTCTCCCACTGCATCTTCCCATATGCAAAGAATTTTACCCACGATGCTTATGCAAAGATCAAAATTGATGAAGGTGCTCAGGTTGTTTATGAAGACGAACACGTGCACGGAGAAGGAGTGAGAATGATCAGCAAAACAGAGGTTGAAGTTGGGAGAAAAGGGAGGTATACTGGGAAGTTTTCTTTAACAAAGCATCGTGCCAGAGAGCTTAAGCTTGAAATGGAGGTTAAACTGGATGATTATGCTGTGGCGGAACTTGTTTCCAAGGTAAAGGCTGTTAAAGACGATTCTGTTGAGGTTAAGGAGATTGCGTATTTGAATGGAAATCACTCGCGGGCAAACCTGAAGACTACGGTGATAGCTTTTGACAACGCGAGGGCAAATGTAATAAATGAGGCCTACGGCCTCGGAGACTATGCAAAAGGCCACGTAGAGTGTCACGAGATAGTTAAAGGGAATGCAGACGTCCAAACGGTTCCACTCCTAAGGGTAAAGAACGACAAAGCTGAACTCACCCACGAGGCTTCGATAGGAAGGATAAACGAGGCTCAGCTCATGCAGCTAATGGCAAAAGGCCTGAGCGAAGAGGAAGCGGCGGAGCTTATAATCAAGGGGCTTCTTAGGGAATGATCGTGTGATATTTTTATTTCTAACACTGTATTAAAAAGTGATCATTTGCACCCTTCTTCACACTCCCCTTTGTGCTCCTTTTCTCTTTCTATCTTCTCTTTCCAGTAAGGGTCTACTTCGAGAACTTGGTGAATAAATGCTTCAACAACATCCTTGATCTTTCCATAAGCTCCGGTAACAACTTCGATGCCAAGCTGGTTGAAGTATTCTATTGCTCTCCTCCCCATTCCGTAAGCTAGAACTACCTCGGCATTGTGTTCCTTGATAAAGTTCGGCAA comes from Thermococcus litoralis DSM 5473 and encodes:
- a CDS encoding ATP-binding cassette domain-containing protein — translated: MLLLRNVTYSINGRKILEEINMRFKEGMSYSILGPNGAGKSTIAYILMGVIKPTGGKVLLDERDITPLSITERAKLGITLLWQEPARYDGITVEEYLTLGGKLSVDKEEVREVLEVVGLPYELYHSRFVDKSLSGGERKRVELASILLLKPKYAILDEPDSGLDITAGELIDDILDHLRRIGTTVILITHHEDIARKTEFSYFVCGGKVIRKGFSDEVVEYYKRACGKCPLLEVVSDGH
- a CDS encoding SufB/SufD family protein encodes the protein MVIKMDRVREYEALVEIYEKEGLDKSLFGDRIAAIIISGEKIVGLNNVEGVEIVGEEIEKGVKASIKIKDNVELPFPIHLCTGFLKNEGYQRVVFDITVGKASKVKFLSHCIFPYAKNFTHDAYAKIKIDEGAQVVYEDEHVHGEGVRMISKTEVEVGRKGRYTGKFSLTKHRARELKLEMEVKLDDYAVAELVSKVKAVKDDSVEVKEIAYLNGNHSRANLKTTVIAFDNARANVINEAYGLGDYAKGHVECHEIVKGNADVQTVPLLRVKNDKAELTHEASIGRINEAQLMQLMAKGLSEEEAAELIIKGLLRE
- a CDS encoding NifB/NifX family molybdenum-iron cluster-binding protein; the protein is MRIAIPAEDNRGLESNVSRHFGRAKYFVFVDVEEGKTKNVEIVEVPFDEHGPGDLPNFIKEHNAEVVLAYGMGRRAIEYFNQLGIEVVTGAYGKIKDVVEAFIHQVLEVDPYWKEKIEREKEHKGECEEGCK